Proteins from a single region of Manis javanica isolate MJ-LG chromosome 5, MJ_LKY, whole genome shotgun sequence:
- the SPRY1 gene encoding protein sprouty homolog 1 isoform X1 — translation MKEIITRISDECQVSTDCQNSRSLHMDPQNQHGSGSSLVVIQQPADSRQRLDYEREIQPAAILSLDQIKAIRGSNEYTEGPSVVKRPAPRTAPRQEKHERTHEIIPINVNNNYEHRPTSHLGHAGLPNNARGPILSRSTSTGSAASSGSNSSASSEQGLLGRSPAARPGPGHRSERAVRTQPKQLIGDDLKGSLKEDRTQHKFICEQCGKCKCGECTAPRTLPSCLACNRQCLCSAESMVEYGTCMCLVKGIFYHCSNDDEGDSYSDNPCSCSQSHCCSRYLCMGAMSLFLPCLLCYPPAKGCLKLCKGCYDWIHRPGCRCKNSNTVYCKLESCPSRGQGKPS, via the exons ATGAAGGAGATCATTACCAG GATTTCAGATGAATGCCAGGTTTCCACTGATTGCCAGAATTCGAGATCACTCCACATGGATCCCCAAAATCAACATGGCAGTGGCAGTTCATTAGTTGTGATCCAGCAGCCTGCAGATAGCCGTCAGAGGTTGGACTATGAGAGAGAGATTcagcctgctgctattttgtcctTAGACCAGATCAAGGCCATCAGAGGTAGCAATGAATATACAGAAGGACCGTCAGTGGTGAAAAGACCTGCTCCTCGAACAGCACCAAGACAAGAAAAGCATGAAAGAACTCATGAAATCATACCAATTAATGTGAATAACAACTATGAGCATAGACCTACAAGCCACCTGGGACATGCAGGACTCCCAAATAATGCCAGAGGCCCCATTTTGAGCAGATCAACCAGCACGGGCAGTGCAGCCAGTTCTGGGAGCAATAGCAGTGCCTCTTCTGAGCAGGGACTCTTAGGAAGGTCCCCAGCAGCCAGGCCGGGCCCTGGTCATAGATCTGAAAGGGCAGTCCGGACCCAGCCCAAACAACTGATCGGAGATGATTTGAAGGGTTCCTTGAAAGAGGACCGGACACAGCATAAGTTCATTTGTGAACAGTGTGGGAAGTGCAAGTGCGGAGAATGCACAGCTCCCAGGACCCTGCCATCTTGTCTGGCCTGTAACCGTCAGTGCCTTTGCTCTGCTGAGAGCATGGTGGAGTATGGAACCTGCATGTGCTTAGTGAAGGGCATCTTCTACCACTGCTCCAATGACGATGAAGGGGATTCCTACTCGGATAATCCTTGCTCCTGTTCACAGTCACACTGCTGCTCTAGGTACCTGTGTATGGGAGCCATGTCTCTGTTTTTACCTTGCTTGCTCTGCTATCCTCCTGCTAAGGGATGCCTGAAGCTGTGCAAGGGGTGTTATGACTGGATCCATCGCCCAGGGTGCAGATGTAAGAACTCCAACACTGTCTATTGTAAGCTGGAGAGCTGCCCCTCCCGGGGCCAGGGTAAACCATCATGA
- the SPRY1 gene encoding protein sprouty homolog 1 isoform X2, giving the protein MDPQNQHGSGSSLVVIQQPADSRQRLDYEREIQPAAILSLDQIKAIRGSNEYTEGPSVVKRPAPRTAPRQEKHERTHEIIPINVNNNYEHRPTSHLGHAGLPNNARGPILSRSTSTGSAASSGSNSSASSEQGLLGRSPAARPGPGHRSERAVRTQPKQLIGDDLKGSLKEDRTQHKFICEQCGKCKCGECTAPRTLPSCLACNRQCLCSAESMVEYGTCMCLVKGIFYHCSNDDEGDSYSDNPCSCSQSHCCSRYLCMGAMSLFLPCLLCYPPAKGCLKLCKGCYDWIHRPGCRCKNSNTVYCKLESCPSRGQGKPS; this is encoded by the coding sequence ATGGATCCCCAAAATCAACATGGCAGTGGCAGTTCATTAGTTGTGATCCAGCAGCCTGCAGATAGCCGTCAGAGGTTGGACTATGAGAGAGAGATTcagcctgctgctattttgtcctTAGACCAGATCAAGGCCATCAGAGGTAGCAATGAATATACAGAAGGACCGTCAGTGGTGAAAAGACCTGCTCCTCGAACAGCACCAAGACAAGAAAAGCATGAAAGAACTCATGAAATCATACCAATTAATGTGAATAACAACTATGAGCATAGACCTACAAGCCACCTGGGACATGCAGGACTCCCAAATAATGCCAGAGGCCCCATTTTGAGCAGATCAACCAGCACGGGCAGTGCAGCCAGTTCTGGGAGCAATAGCAGTGCCTCTTCTGAGCAGGGACTCTTAGGAAGGTCCCCAGCAGCCAGGCCGGGCCCTGGTCATAGATCTGAAAGGGCAGTCCGGACCCAGCCCAAACAACTGATCGGAGATGATTTGAAGGGTTCCTTGAAAGAGGACCGGACACAGCATAAGTTCATTTGTGAACAGTGTGGGAAGTGCAAGTGCGGAGAATGCACAGCTCCCAGGACCCTGCCATCTTGTCTGGCCTGTAACCGTCAGTGCCTTTGCTCTGCTGAGAGCATGGTGGAGTATGGAACCTGCATGTGCTTAGTGAAGGGCATCTTCTACCACTGCTCCAATGACGATGAAGGGGATTCCTACTCGGATAATCCTTGCTCCTGTTCACAGTCACACTGCTGCTCTAGGTACCTGTGTATGGGAGCCATGTCTCTGTTTTTACCTTGCTTGCTCTGCTATCCTCCTGCTAAGGGATGCCTGAAGCTGTGCAAGGGGTGTTATGACTGGATCCATCGCCCAGGGTGCAGATGTAAGAACTCCAACACTGTCTATTGTAAGCTGGAGAGCTGCCCCTCCCGGGGCCAGGGTAAACCATCATGA